The following are from one region of the Euleptes europaea isolate rEulEur1 chromosome 11, rEulEur1.hap1, whole genome shotgun sequence genome:
- the CNPY1 gene encoding protein canopy homolog 1 isoform X1 encodes MNDYQLQDDPDTKEKKFKRYAPRKDEPIYEEYKKYFFYSDAYKPLKYACETIIEQYEDEIFSLIAQEADFLADRLCIEKSGLCPKPETHSEL; translated from the exons ATGAACGATTACCAACTTCAAGACGATCCAGacacaaaggaaaagaaattcaAGAGATATGCTCCTCGGAAGGATGAGCCAATCTATGAAGAATAtaagaaatactttttttattCTGATGCTTATAAGCCCTTAAAATATGCG TGTGAAACTATCATAGAACAGTATGAAGATGAAATATTCTCACTTATCGCCCAGGAGGCAGACTTTCTGGCTGACAGGCTGTGCATTGAAAAATCAG GTCTTTGTCCAAAGCCTGAGACACATAGTGAACTCTAG